In Ilumatobacter fluminis, the following proteins share a genomic window:
- a CDS encoding LysR family transcriptional regulator — MIDLRQLELKHLVALDAVAAEGTFARAADRLGYTQSAVSQQIAALERLLGVPVFDRPGGPRPVVLTPLGAELLERSRELLARVDAMSLELDLFRTGSAGKLSIGTFQSASAMLLPKIVARMRQQFPSIEMHVIESDDEEVLIKALSTGEVEVSFLVGEAPSAAESVHLFDDPFVLVARPDQFPEGPVRPEQFADEPMIGQHPNACQLAGEAGLRAAGITPNYVYRTNDNSTVTAMVRAGMGVAVMPFLCVEPEDPRVALHNIEPPIPERSIVLAWRQNRTRSPAAARFVELATEISRDLSGQRRAIA, encoded by the coding sequence TCGACCTGCGGCAGCTCGAACTGAAGCATCTCGTCGCCCTCGACGCCGTCGCTGCGGAAGGGACGTTCGCTCGGGCGGCCGATCGGCTCGGCTACACCCAGTCGGCCGTCAGCCAGCAGATCGCGGCGTTGGAACGGTTGCTCGGCGTGCCGGTCTTCGATCGTCCGGGCGGCCCACGTCCGGTCGTGCTGACGCCGCTCGGTGCCGAGTTGCTCGAGCGATCTCGCGAGTTGCTCGCCCGGGTCGACGCGATGTCGCTCGAGCTCGATCTGTTCCGCACCGGGTCGGCCGGGAAGCTCTCGATCGGGACGTTCCAAAGCGCATCCGCCATGCTGCTCCCGAAGATCGTGGCCCGGATGCGACAGCAGTTCCCGTCGATCGAGATGCACGTCATCGAGAGCGACGACGAAGAGGTGCTGATCAAGGCGCTGTCGACGGGAGAGGTCGAGGTGTCGTTCCTCGTCGGTGAGGCCCCCTCCGCTGCCGAGTCGGTGCACCTCTTCGACGACCCGTTCGTGCTGGTGGCGCGACCCGATCAGTTCCCGGAGGGCCCCGTGCGGCCGGAGCAGTTCGCCGACGAGCCCATGATCGGGCAGCACCCGAACGCCTGCCAGCTCGCCGGCGAGGCGGGCCTACGAGCGGCCGGCATCACGCCGAACTACGTATACCGGACGAACGACAACAGCACGGTGACCGCGATGGTCCGGGCCGGCATGGGCGTCGCCGTGATGCCCTTCCTGTGCGTCGAGCCGGAGGATCCCCGGGTGGCACTCCACAACATCGAGCCGCCCATCCCGGAGCGATCGATCGTGTTGGCCTGGCGCCAGAATCGAACCCGGTCTCCGGCCGCCGCACGGTTCGTCGAACTGGCGACCGAGATCTCCCGGGATCTCTCCGGCCAACGCCGGGCGATCGCCTGA